In one window of Deltaproteobacteria bacterium DNA:
- a CDS encoding sigma 54-interacting transcriptional regulator produces MDLSLDKLLADKENLERILDSLMEGIIAHDTQRRIIYFNRAAEQITGFSKEEVLGKDCHQAFGSPFCGGRCSFCGETPHSWTHVDYPLNIVTKDGVPKRIEMSVSGMTDGSGCLTGVLAAFRDVTDLVGLQLRLGKLTSFSGIIGQDHQMLQIFEQIRELATNDYPVHITGETGTGKELVAAAIHNESQRGGGPFVPVNCGALPEGVLESELFGHVKGAFSGAIRTKKGRFELADGGTIFLDEVADLPKNMQVKLLRVLQESTFERVGGEQTISVDVRVISAANIDLKEEVEKKRFRDDLYYRLNVVPIHLPPLRKRKSDIPLLIEHFLQEAARDGQKVAGFSKKALALMMEYDWPGNVRELQNAIHYALVKCKGKMIHEQDLPLELRKRSPRRGPAKKLTSEAVQAALERSGGNKSRAARILGVGRATLYRFLAES; encoded by the coding sequence ATGGATCTTTCTCTTGATAAGCTTCTGGCTGACAAAGAAAATCTTGAACGCATTCTCGACAGCCTCATGGAGGGCATCATCGCCCATGATACTCAGCGACGCATCATCTACTTCAATCGAGCTGCTGAACAGATTACCGGCTTTAGCAAGGAAGAGGTTCTGGGCAAGGATTGCCACCAGGCCTTTGGCAGCCCATTCTGCGGCGGCAGATGCTCCTTTTGCGGAGAAACGCCACATTCCTGGACGCACGTTGACTATCCCCTCAATATAGTGACCAAAGACGGGGTGCCCAAAAGAATCGAAATGTCAGTCTCAGGAATGACTGATGGCAGCGGCTGCCTTACAGGAGTGCTGGCGGCTTTTCGAGATGTGACCGACCTGGTGGGCCTGCAGCTCAGACTGGGAAAACTCACGAGTTTCAGTGGCATTATCGGCCAGGACCACCAGATGCTGCAGATTTTTGAGCAGATAAGAGAACTGGCAACCAATGATTACCCTGTTCATATCACAGGAGAAACCGGTACAGGTAAAGAGCTGGTTGCAGCTGCCATCCACAACGAGAGCCAGCGCGGCGGCGGCCCCTTCGTACCAGTCAACTGCGGGGCCCTGCCTGAAGGAGTGCTGGAGAGCGAGCTATTCGGCCATGTGAAAGGAGCTTTTTCAGGAGCAATTCGCACCAAGAAGGGACGCTTTGAACTCGCCGACGGCGGCACTATTTTTCTTGACGAGGTGGCTGACCTTCCCAAAAACATGCAGGTAAAGCTTCTGCGGGTGCTGCAGGAGTCCACCTTTGAACGAGTGGGCGGTGAGCAGACAATCTCGGTAGATGTGCGGGTGATCAGTGCTGCCAATATTGATCTGAAAGAGGAGGTGGAGAAAAAGCGATTTCGCGATGACCTGTACTACCGACTCAATGTGGTTCCTATTCACCTGCCTCCTCTCAGGAAGCGCAAGAGTGACATCCCGCTTCTTATTGAGCATTTCTTGCAAGAGGCTGCCAGAGACGGCCAGAAGGTTGCTGGATTTTCCAAGAAAGCTCTTGCCTTGATGATGGAATACGACTGGCCCGGCAACGTGCGCGAGCTGCAAAACGCCATTCATTATGCCCTGGTGAAGTGCAAGGGCAAGATGATCCACGAACAGGACCTTCCCCTTGAATTGAGGAAAAGGAGTCCCCGTCGTGGCCCTGCAAAGAAACTCACCTCAGAGGCGGTGCAGGCTGCCCTGGAGCGAAGCGGCGGCAACAAGAGCAGGGCGGCAAGAATCCTGGGGGTAGGGAGGGCAACCCTCTATCGCTTTCTTGCTGAGTCCTAG
- a CDS encoding AAA family ATPase yields the protein MKWRKNIFVTGPPRSGKSTVISRIVERLDKGATGFFTTEIKDGGRRVGFSITTLQGNRGILAHQDLSAGPRLGKYRVNLEDLEKIAVPSMVPDSTMEIVVVDEIGKMECFSELFRKTLLQVLASENVVLGSIALRGDNFIEKIKTRPDVQLLPLSEKTRDLLPEIILDKISAIWKEVNS from the coding sequence GTGAAGTGGAGAAAAAACATCTTTGTCACAGGCCCACCCCGGTCAGGCAAATCTACTGTTATCTCCCGCATTGTGGAACGGTTGGACAAAGGGGCCACCGGATTCTTTACCACCGAAATCAAGGATGGAGGCCGCCGGGTCGGTTTTTCCATAACTACACTACAGGGTAATCGCGGCATACTTGCGCATCAGGACCTCTCCGCCGGCCCTCGGCTGGGGAAATACCGGGTAAACCTCGAGGACCTCGAGAAAATTGCTGTACCCTCCATGGTGCCGGACAGTACCATGGAGATTGTTGTGGTAGATGAGATCGGCAAGATGGAGTGTTTCTCTGAATTGTTCCGGAAGACACTCCTGCAGGTGCTTGCTTCCGAAAATGTGGTGCTCGGCAGCATTGCCTTGCGAGGCGACAATTTTATAGAAAAGATCAAAACACGCCCCGACGTACAACTGCTGCCCCTGTCGGAGAAAACCAGGGATCTCCTTCCTGAGATTATCCTCGACAAGATCTCTGCTATCTGGAAGGAGGTCAATTCATGA